TTGCCTCACATAACCGCAATTGGGCTTACGACCCTGCCAATATTGACCTTACAGCTATTCCAAAATTTGACAGGTATGTTTTCAATCCCAAGTTGTTTGTTTATTTCAGCGATAAAACAAAACTGAATGTTGGATTAAACACAGCCATTGAAAACCGTATCGGTGGCGACATACATTATATTCAGGGAAATGGCGACACTATCCACAGTTATTTTGAAGAAAACAAAACACAACGCTATTCTACACAATTGTCTTTTGACCATAAATTTAATGACAAAAGTTTTTTCAATTTTAAAAACAGCGTGAGTTACTTTAACAGGATAATCAACATTCCTAATTATAGTTTTGACGGCACACAAACGGCAACTTTCAGCGAAGCAAGCTATACCAATGTCAGGGAAAAAACAGAATGGGTTACAGGGGTAAATCTTTGGACAGACAATTTTCAGGAAAAGCAGTTAGATACTTTTCCGTTGAGAAATTACGACCAAATTACTTTTGGTGCATTTGCTCAAAATTCGTGGAAAGCTACCAAGTGGCTCAATCTTGAAACAGGTTTCAGAGCCGATTATGTTATTGACTATGGCATTGCATTACTGCCAAGAGTTTCGGCATTATTCAAAATAACGGATAAATTTTCTTCACGTCTTGGCGGTGGATTTGGCTATAAAACGCCAACCATTTTTACAGAAGAAAGCGAACGCATACAATATCAAAATGTAATGCCGATTGATAAAAACATCAACAAATTAGAACGCAGTTACGGAGGAAATGTTGATTTTAATTATCGCACCGCATTTGGCGAAAAAGTAACGTTTAGCATTAACCAACTTTTCTTTTACACCTATTTGGATAATCCTTTGTTGCTTGACTATCAAACAAACGGCTTATACCAATTTATCAATTCGGCAGGGCATATTGATACAAGAGGAACGGAAACCAATATCAAAATCGGCTATGAAGATTTTAAATTGTTTTTGGGCTATACGTTTACAGATACACGCTTGCATCAAAACGGAGTTTCAACAAATACGCCACTTACGCCAAAGCACAGGATAAATTCAGTTTTAATGTATGAAATAGAGGATAAATGGAAAGTAGGTTTGGAAGCGTATTATTTCAGCCCTCAAAAATTAAGTGACGGAGCAACAGGAAAACAATATGTGCTTTGCGGATTTATGGTTGAAAAGCTATGGGAAAAATTTTCTGTTTACATCAACTTTGAAAATTTCCTTGACGCACGACAAACCCGATTTGACACCATTTATACAGGAACAGTTATCAATCCTGTTTTCAGGGACATTTACGCACCGCTTGACGGATTTTTAATTAATGGCGGTATAAAATTAAAATTGTAAGAATTATGCAAAAGACAATATTTAAAATCATAAAAATGGATTGCCCAAGCGAGGAGCAATTGATACGAATGAAACTGCAAAAGTTTGATGAAATAAAATCATTGGAGTTTGATATTGCAAACCGAAAATTGACAGTTCATCATATTGCGGAAAGCCAACCTATACTTTCGGCTTTGGAAACTCTAAATCTTGATACAACTTTAATTTCAACGGAAGAAAATACAATAGAAATAGAAGCAGACACAAGCAGTATGCAACGAAAATTATTGTGGACGGTTCTTATTATCAATTTTCTGTTTTTCGGGTTAGAAATGCTGTTTGGCATTTTTTCCAATTCAATGGGATTGGTAGCGGACAGTTTGGATATGCTTGCTGACAGTATCGTTTACGCATTGGCATTATTTGCAGTTGGAGGAACGATTGCAAGAAAAAATAACATCGCCAAGTTTGCAGGATATTTTCAAATCCTTTTAGCTGTTATCGGTTTCGTTGAAGTTGTCAGACGTTTTATCGGAGTTGAAAAAATGCCCGATTTCCAAACAATGATTGTAGTTTCTGTTTTAGCCCTGATAGCAAATGTGATTTGTCTTTACTTATTACAAAAAGGAAAAAGTAAAGAAGCCCATATGCAAGCAAGTATGATTTTTACTTCCAATGACGTAATAATTAATTCGGGTGTAATCCTTGCAGGACTTTTGGTTAATTGGCTTAATTCAGGTTATCCCGACTTGATTATTGGAGCAATTGTTTTTGTAATTGTTGCAAGAGGAGCATACAGGATATTACAGTTAGCGAAATAAAAAGCCAACGCACACAAGCACACACATTTTGCAGCCGCTACAAGCCAACACGCAAACCAAAGCTGCAAAAAGAGTGTGCTTGTTCCCCCGAAAAAAAATGAATAAAAAATTTTCCTGCCCTTCTGAAAAAAGAAAAAATACCCGAACACACAAGCCGACAACGACACTTGAACGACATACAGACAATGGTTTACTAAGACGGTGGACAGAACGCCAGCTGCTAACAGCGGTTTGGCGTAATGGGGGCGGACGTGCTTCGTATGAAAATTTGTGCTAAATTTGAACTGTGTGCTTCGTATCAAGTTTTGTGCTGAAAAGCCCCCACTACGCCAAGCCGCAAACCGTCAGGCTGTGAAAAAACTTGTTTTTTTGCAAAAACTCTCATAAAAACTGGCTATAGAATAATCCCCAAAGCCTATACTTTTGATTGGAGCGGAGATGTTTTTGAGGTTACAACTTTTGTTCAAAATGAAAAAGAGTGCTGAGAGGCAATATAAAAGTCGTTTTTTTGAGCAAACAAGACTACTTTGGATAGTCGGGCTGCCAATTTTTGAGCTTTAT
This is a stretch of genomic DNA from Sphingobacteriales bacterium. It encodes these proteins:
- a CDS encoding TonB-dependent receptor yields the protein MKLKIILLLMVAFHINTVFGQNTFKAVIKDSETKEPLIGATAILSGTATGATADIDGLITLTNIPNGKQVIEFRYIGYETRKDTFEFPLTTIDPIEIFLQSETDELDEIVISSTRSSRTIKDIPTRIEFIAGEELEEKGNMKAGDIRMLLSESTGIQTQQTSATSANASIRIQGLDGRYTQILKDGFPLFAGAASGLGLLQTPPLDLKQVEIIKGSSSTLYGGGAIAGLVNLISKTPTDERELRFHLNGSSGRGFDINGFYGQRFNKIGTTVFASHNRNWAYDPANIDLTAIPKFDRYVFNPKLFVYFSDKTKLNVGLNTAIENRIGGDIHYIQGNGDTIHSYFEENKTQRYSTQLSFDHKFNDKSFFNFKNSVSYFNRIINIPNYSFDGTQTATFSEASYTNVREKTEWVTGVNLWTDNFQEKQLDTFPLRNYDQITFGAFAQNSWKATKWLNLETGFRADYVIDYGIALLPRVSALFKITDKFSSRLGGGFGYKTPTIFTEESERIQYQNVMPIDKNINKLERSYGGNVDFNYRTAFGEKVTFSINQLFFYTYLDNPLLLDYQTNGLYQFINSAGHIDTRGTETNIKIGYEDFKLFLGYTFTDTRLHQNGVSTNTPLTPKHRINSVLMYEIEDKWKVGLEAYYFSPQKLSDGATGKQYVLCGFMVEKLWEKFSVYINFENFLDARQTRFDTIYTGTVINPVFRDIYAPLDGFLINGGIKLKL
- a CDS encoding cation transporter; the protein is MQKTIFKIIKMDCPSEEQLIRMKLQKFDEIKSLEFDIANRKLTVHHIAESQPILSALETLNLDTTLISTEENTIEIEADTSSMQRKLLWTVLIINFLFFGLEMLFGIFSNSMGLVADSLDMLADSIVYALALFAVGGTIARKNNIAKFAGYFQILLAVIGFVEVVRRFIGVEKMPDFQTMIVVSVLALIANVICLYLLQKGKSKEAHMQASMIFTSNDVIINSGVILAGLLVNWLNSGYPDLIIGAIVFVIVARGAYRILQLAK